Sequence from the Acidimicrobiia bacterium genome:
GGCCTCTCGCTTCGACGTGATGCTCCTCGGCCCCGGGTTGGGGCCCGAGAGCGGCGGGTTCGCCGAAAGCCTGATGCGGGGCTGGCCCAAACCGATGGTGATCGACGCCGATGCCCTGCGCATGATCACCCCCTCGATGCTGGCAGGGCGGCCCGCTGCGACCGTGATCACCCCGCACGCCGCCGAGTTCACCGCCTTGACCGGAGAGGCGGCGATCCCCGAGAGCGCCGCCGGGCTGGCGTCCTCGACCGGGGCCGTGGTCCTGCTCAAGGGTGCTCCCACGTTCGTGATGGGCACGCGGCGGTGGGTCGTGACCTCAGGCACCAGGGATCTCGCCACGATCGGCACGGGTGATGTCCTGGCCGGGATGGTGGCCGCCCTGATGGCGCGAGGGATGCCGCCCGAGGATGCCGCTCGCGCCGCCGCCCACCGGCACGGGAGGGCGGGCCGCAGGCTGGCGGAGACAACTACCGTCACCGCTCCGCGGCTCATGGGCGAGATCGGGAGGTGGGCTTGGTGAGGCCGTCTTGGGTGGAGGTGGATCTCGACGCCATCCGACACAACGTGACCGAGATGGCTGCGGCCATCGCCCCGTCGAGACTCTGCGCCGTGGTCAAGGCCGACGGCTACGGGCACGGCGACGTCCCGGTGGCGGCGGCTGCACTCGAAGCGGGGGCCTCGATGCTGGCCGTGGCGCTGGTCTCGGAGGGTGCCGGACTGCGCGAAGCGGGGATCGAAGGTCCGATACTCCTGCTCTCGGAGCCGGAAGCCGGCGATGCCGGCGAGGTCGTGCGCTGGGACCTCACACCCACCGTGTACCGCGAGTCGTTTCTCGAGGCATTGGTTGCGGTTGCCCCCGACGGCCATCCGGTACACGTCAAGGTGGACACCGGGATGCACCGTGTGGGCGCCACGCCTGAGACCGCGGTGTCGCTGGCCACCGCCGTCGCCGCCTCTCGCCTGCGTCTGGAGGGGCTGTGGACCCACTTTCCCGTCGCCGAGGCCGATCATGAGTTCACCCGTGGCCAGGTGGCCACGCTCCTCGACGTCGCCGCCCGCCTCCGTCTCGCCGGCGCTGCCCCGGAGATGCTGCACGCCGCCAACACCGCCGGTGCCCTGGGCCTCCCCGCCGCCCGGCTCGATCTCGCTCGCGTGGGTATCGGGACCTATGGGCTTCGCCCGGCGCCGGGGTACG
This genomic interval carries:
- the alr gene encoding alanine racemase; the encoded protein is MRPSWVEVDLDAIRHNVTEMAAAIAPSRLCAVVKADGYGHGDVPVAAAALEAGASMLAVALVSEGAGLREAGIEGPILLLSEPEAGDAGEVVRWDLTPTVYRESFLEALVAVAPDGHPVHVKVDTGMHRVGATPETAVSLATAVAASRLRLEGLWTHFPVAEADHEFTRGQVATLLDVAARLRLAGAAPEMLHAANTAGALGLPAARLDLARVGIGTYGLRPAPGYAPEIDLRSAMRVVSRVGHLARHRAGERPSYGRIRPLATDSTIATVPIGYADGVRRALSHNGGEVIIRGRRYPFAGTITMDQALVDLGDDPVAIGDEVVLLGRQGDAEITADEWAQRLGTINWEVVCGFGPRLPRRYLG